In Chryseobacterium sp. C-71, the genomic window AGTTTCCGTATTGGGCTTTGAGAATGGTTTTACATACAATAGAAACGCAGACAAAAAACTTCCGATGCAGAGTGTATTTAAATTCCATATTGCAGCAGCTGTTTTGGATTTTGTGGATAAAGGAAAACTTTCATTAGATCAGAAAATTCATTTAGACCAATCTAATTTGCTTGAAAATACCTGGTCTCCTCTTCGAGACAAGTATCCAAATGGCGGTGTAGAAGTTCCTTTAAGTGAAATTTTAGAACTGACTGTTGCGAAAAGCGACAACAATGGATGCGATATCATGTTAAAACTGCTCGGAGGTACAAAAACTGTTCAGAAATTTTTTGATTCTAAAGGTGTGAAAGGTTTTCAGATCAAATACAATGAAGCTGAAATGCACAAAGATTGGAATGTGCAATATAAAAATTACAGCACCACACAATCTGCTGTTGATGTTTTGAAAAAATTCTATGACGGGAAATTACTTTCAAAAAAATCAACAGATTATTTAATGAATGTCATGCTTTCAACCTCTACA contains:
- the bla-A gene encoding CGA/CIA family class A beta-lactamase translates to MKKIILLFLLISTVSFGQKLSLHDKINVILLNKKATVGVSVLGFENGFTYNRNADKKLPMQSVFKFHIAAAVLDFVDKGKLSLDQKIHLDQSNLLENTWSPLRDKYPNGGVEVPLSEILELTVAKSDNNGCDIMLKLLGGTKTVQKFFDSKGVKGFQIKYNEAEMHKDWNVQYKNYSTTQSAVDVLKKFYDGKLLSKKSTDYLMNVMLSTSTGLNKLVEQLPKNTPVARKTGASGKNDAGLTGAENEIAIVTLPNGKHYAIAVFVSNSTESDVVNCKIISDISKAVWDDFSK